One part of the Dyadobacter sp. 676 genome encodes these proteins:
- a CDS encoding glycosyltransferase family 2 protein: protein MKLSVIIPVYNSEKTIRPLIEKLQATLSQVSFEIVMVNDGSRDRSEEVCRELSDIYPNVRFLSLRRNYGEFNAVMCGLNWAYGTYCVMIDDDFQNPPEEILKLVETAETGDYDVVYTYYAKKQHSLGRNLGSRFVNWITSYLLNKPKDLYLSSFKLIRQEVVQEIIKYHGPYPYIDGLIFRITRNIGTVQVAHQKREEGASNYTLHKLVSLFLNILFCYSSLPIRLFVPIGVGLFSLGFFLLLFLTIQWIIGPDPKGWQVVTATLIFIGGIQCMLLSVLGEYIGKSFMAQSGQPQYVIKYNSSEPV from the coding sequence ATGAAGCTATCGGTTATTATCCCGGTTTACAACAGCGAAAAAACCATCCGGCCGCTGATCGAAAAGCTACAAGCCACTTTGTCACAGGTTTCATTCGAGATTGTGATGGTGAACGACGGTAGCCGCGACCGTTCCGAGGAAGTTTGCCGGGAGTTGTCCGATATCTATCCCAACGTCCGTTTTCTTTCCCTGCGAAGGAACTATGGTGAATTCAATGCGGTAATGTGCGGTTTGAACTGGGCTTACGGCACCTATTGCGTAATGATCGATGATGATTTCCAGAACCCGCCGGAAGAGATATTGAAACTGGTAGAAACCGCCGAAACGGGCGATTACGATGTGGTTTACACCTATTATGCCAAGAAACAGCATTCCCTGGGCCGTAACCTGGGCAGCCGGTTCGTGAACTGGATCACGAGCTACCTTCTGAATAAACCCAAAGACCTGTACCTGTCGAGTTTCAAGCTGATCAGGCAGGAGGTTGTGCAGGAGATTATCAAATACCACGGCCCTTATCCCTACATCGACGGCCTCATTTTTCGCATTACGCGCAATATCGGTACAGTGCAGGTAGCGCATCAAAAGCGGGAGGAAGGAGCCTCCAATTATACATTGCACAAACTCGTATCGCTTTTTCTGAATATCCTTTTCTGCTATTCATCGCTTCCAATCCGGCTTTTTGTACCCATTGGCGTCGGGTTGTTCAGTCTGGGGTTTTTCCTTTTGCTTTTTCTTACCATCCAGTGGATCATTGGTCCTGACCCGAAAGGTTGGCAGGTAGTTACCGCTACGCTCATTTTCATCGGCGGCATCCAATGCATGTTGCTGAGTGTTTTGGGCGAATATATCGGCAAGAGCTTCATGGCGCAGAGTGGCCAGCCGCAATATGTGATCAAATACAACAGCTCCGAACCCGTATGA
- a CDS encoding class I SAM-dependent methyltransferase, whose protein sequence is MIGNRLEYQRMYETERKLWWYQALHGKVLNRIQKHFGGEKRTLKILDAACGTGGLLSFLNENSYSNLHGFDYSQDAIGFSNERGLNVVSGDLRNVDAFEPGETFDVIICNDALYFLTDAEIVRALSAFKDRLNPNGLIIINIHAFEAFSGTHDLAVGSSRRFRLGQFEAFSKAAGLRIDYSTYWPFALSLPILLVRQWQKYRIRNQKVNVNELDSDVGYPGDVVNTILKAVTKTESVLFGSAPFGSSLFMTMRPD, encoded by the coding sequence ATGATCGGCAACCGGCTCGAATACCAGCGTATGTACGAAACCGAGCGGAAACTATGGTGGTACCAGGCCCTTCATGGCAAGGTTTTGAACCGGATTCAAAAACATTTCGGCGGTGAAAAGCGCACGTTGAAGATCCTCGACGCCGCCTGTGGAACGGGCGGATTACTTTCTTTTTTGAACGAAAATAGTTATTCCAACCTGCACGGCTTCGATTATTCGCAAGATGCCATCGGGTTCTCCAATGAACGCGGGTTGAATGTCGTCTCCGGAGATCTCCGGAATGTGGACGCATTTGAACCGGGCGAAACATTTGACGTCATAATCTGCAACGACGCGCTTTATTTCCTCACCGACGCGGAAATCGTCCGGGCGCTAAGCGCATTTAAGGATCGGCTTAATCCCAATGGTTTGATAATCATTAATATACATGCATTTGAGGCATTCTCCGGTACCCACGACCTGGCGGTTGGCAGCTCCCGCCGTTTCAGACTCGGACAATTTGAGGCGTTCAGCAAAGCGGCAGGGCTGCGCATCGATTACAGCACTTACTGGCCGTTCGCGCTCTCGTTACCGATCTTGCTCGTGCGGCAGTGGCAAAAATACCGGATCAGGAACCAGAAAGTAAATGTGAACGAACTCGACTCGGACGTCGGGTACCCTGGCGACGTCGTGAATACGATTTTGAAGGCGGTAACCAAAACGGAATCCGTCCTGTTCGGCAGTGCTCCTTTTGGCAGTTCGCTCTTTATGACAATGCGCCCGGATTAA
- a CDS encoding PIG-L family deacetylase produces the protein MRNVYLSFLLLLSLAAHAQGPRVLIVTAHPDDETMFPVTIFKITRELKGAADLALITDASGGYNGLVASSYYGLNLVDSATGRKHLPLIRKKELMASGEIMGIGNFFFLDQLDDYYNRNEKPYLQGKNWDIAYVEKKLDNILANGNYDFIFCLVPHEGQHAHHKTASISAIRAVQRFKGANKPIVLGSQSQDKGYAFRFNGLGGYPETDILKTAPVFELDRSYSFGEDKKHSYMIVADWVKAAHKSQSGDMNQAMHRGDLEVFWYFAINGEAGVAKTRALFDAVNASGYSGK, from the coding sequence ATGAGAAACGTTTATCTTTCATTCCTGCTCCTGCTTTCGCTCGCCGCACACGCACAAGGCCCACGCGTACTGATCGTTACCGCCCATCCTGACGATGAAACAATGTTTCCGGTTACTATCTTTAAAATTACCCGCGAACTGAAAGGCGCGGCCGACCTCGCGCTGATCACCGATGCTTCCGGCGGTTATAACGGGCTCGTTGCTTCCAGTTACTACGGCCTGAACCTGGTGGATTCCGCCACGGGCCGGAAACATTTGCCGCTAATACGCAAAAAGGAGCTGATGGCATCGGGGGAGATCATGGGAATCGGTAATTTCTTCTTTCTCGACCAGCTCGACGATTACTATAACCGCAACGAAAAACCTTATTTGCAAGGCAAAAACTGGGATATTGCATATGTGGAAAAGAAGCTCGACAATATCCTCGCCAATGGTAATTACGACTTCATATTCTGCCTCGTTCCGCACGAAGGCCAGCACGCACACCACAAAACAGCGTCCATTAGTGCCATAAGGGCAGTACAGCGCTTCAAAGGGGCCAACAAACCGATTGTTTTGGGAAGCCAATCGCAGGACAAGGGCTATGCATTCCGGTTCAACGGGCTGGGCGGCTATCCCGAAACGGATATCCTGAAAACCGCACCCGTGTTTGAACTGGATCGTTCTTACAGTTTCGGGGAAGATAAAAAACATAGCTACATGATTGTTGCGGACTGGGTGAAGGCGGCCCACAAGTCACAAAGCGGCGATATGAACCAGGCAATGCACCGCGGCGACTTGGAAGTTTTCTGGTATTTTGCGATCAATGGCGAAGCCGGTGTTGCGAAAACCAGGGCATTGTTCGATGCCGTCAATGCATCCGGATATTCCGGAAAATAA
- a CDS encoding SDR family oxidoreductase, whose amino-acid sequence MDLKLNGKTAFISGSTQGIGFAIAQSLLKEGANVIINGRSESKVAEAVRKLKELPGTGNVAGFAADFSKVEEVNTLLEKLPDIDILVNNAGIFEPKPFTEISDEEWFRFFEVNVLSGVRLARYFFPKMLAKDWGRIIFISSESGVNIPEEMIHYGTTKTAQLAVSRGLAELTRGTNVTVNTVMPGPTKSEGVADFVKQLGEAHNMSAEQAEKDFFKNARPTSLLQRFASVEEIANLVTYVASPLSSGTNGSALKVDGGVAKFII is encoded by the coding sequence ATGGATTTAAAGCTCAACGGGAAAACCGCCTTCATCAGTGGTTCTACGCAGGGGATCGGTTTCGCCATCGCGCAAAGCCTTTTGAAGGAAGGAGCCAATGTCATCATCAACGGACGTTCGGAAAGCAAAGTGGCGGAGGCGGTCCGTAAATTGAAAGAATTACCGGGTACCGGCAATGTGGCCGGCTTCGCTGCCGATTTTTCGAAAGTGGAAGAAGTGAATACATTGCTGGAAAAGCTGCCTGACATCGATATTCTCGTGAATAATGCCGGAATTTTCGAGCCAAAGCCATTTACGGAAATCTCGGACGAAGAGTGGTTCCGGTTTTTTGAAGTGAACGTGTTGAGTGGCGTTCGGCTGGCCCGGTATTTCTTTCCGAAAATGCTTGCCAAAGACTGGGGCCGTATCATTTTTATTTCCAGCGAATCGGGCGTAAACATCCCCGAAGAAATGATTCACTATGGCACGACCAAAACGGCCCAGCTGGCTGTGAGCCGTGGTTTGGCAGAATTGACCAGGGGGACGAACGTCACCGTGAACACAGTTATGCCCGGCCCGACGAAATCGGAGGGTGTCGCCGATTTTGTGAAGCAACTGGGCGAAGCGCACAATATGTCGGCGGAGCAGGCGGAGAAGGACTTCTTTAAAAATGCACGGCCTACGTCGCTATTGCAGCGGTTTGCCTCCGTAGAGGAAATTGCCAACCTCGTGACTTACGTGGCGAGCCCGTTATCGTCGGGTACGAATGGCTCCGCTTTGAAAGTCGACGGCGGGGTTGCCAAGTTCATCATCTGA
- a CDS encoding TetR/AcrR family transcriptional regulator: protein MARNKAFEPEERLEKAKCLFWQKGYNATSMQDLVETMGLNRGSIYDTYGDKHSLFLQCLRSYTESVFEDYRKLAEEVKSPLKAVEKIIRKAALRTIDEEKTCLGVKSTFELASVDSEVHAILKENTSRLVAVLKDLLKKAQKAGEINGKRDPEMLANFIVSNFTGFWQFYLVYGDSELVQQQAEFLIKSVKK from the coding sequence ATGGCACGCAACAAAGCATTCGAACCGGAAGAGCGGCTGGAAAAGGCGAAATGCCTTTTCTGGCAAAAAGGCTACAACGCAACCTCCATGCAGGATCTGGTGGAAACAATGGGCCTGAACCGCGGGAGCATATACGATACTTACGGCGACAAGCACAGCTTGTTTCTGCAGTGTCTGCGGAGTTATACCGAAAGTGTCTTTGAAGATTACCGCAAATTGGCCGAGGAGGTGAAATCACCTTTGAAGGCCGTAGAAAAGATCATCAGAAAAGCCGCTCTCAGAACGATAGACGAGGAAAAAACCTGCCTGGGTGTCAAATCGACTTTCGAACTCGCATCGGTGGATAGTGAAGTGCATGCCATATTAAAGGAAAACACCAGCCGCCTGGTGGCTGTTTTGAAAGATCTTCTCAAAAAGGCCCAGAAAGCCGGGGAGATCAACGGTAAGAGGGACCCGGAAATGCTTGCGAATTTCATCGTTTCGAATTTTACGGGCTTCTGGCAATTTTACCTGGTGTATGGTGACAGCGAGTTGGTTCAGCAGCAAGCCGAATTTTTAATAAAATCTGTCAAAAAATAA
- a CDS encoding zinc-binding dehydrogenase, translating into MGESPGCDGDRYDGFGGKKEVVLANGADHVFLAECSQFVHSVLEITEGRGVDAVFDGVGKDTFSYSLDVIRKGGKIVLYGSSSGQPEHIDHAALREKSIVMATPTLSAYITDHATLEAYAADTFDALRSGIFGELAITRYPLSKANQAQADLEARKTTGSVILIP; encoded by the coding sequence ATGGGCGAAAGCCCTGGGTGCGACGGTGATCGGTACGACGGGTTCGGAGGAAAAAAAGAGGTTGTGCTGGCCAACGGCGCCGACCATGTATTTCTCGCCGAATGCAGCCAATTTGTGCATTCGGTGCTCGAAATTACAGAGGGACGGGGAGTTGACGCCGTATTTGATGGCGTCGGTAAGGACACTTTCTCCTATTCGCTGGATGTGATCCGGAAAGGGGGCAAAATTGTACTTTACGGGTCGTCGTCGGGGCAGCCGGAGCATATCGATCACGCAGCATTACGCGAAAAATCGATCGTGATGGCCACTCCGACGCTCAGCGCGTACATTACTGACCACGCTACGCTGGAAGCATATGCGGCGGATACTTTCGACGCTCTGCGTAGCGGAATTTTCGGCGAACTGGCTATCACGCGCTATCCGTTATCAAAAGCAAATCAGGCGCAGGCCGATCTCGAAGCACGGAAGACGACAGGCTCCGTTATTCTCATACCCTGA